The DNA window GTCACATTACtactgattttttatttttcattcaccgTCTGGTGTAGTCAGAAACAGAAGTACCCTCGATAAGTTTCATTCATGAATTATCTTGACTTTGAAAAGTGCATGTTAAGTGAATCTCGGAAAACCATCTTTTACACAATCGTAAACGTCTTGAGCAGTCCGTCGTCTGTTAAATGTTCAATATGATCATTAATCATCATattcataaaataaattgcatCGTCAAATTGCCAACAATCTGTGATAGTAAAGTATTATCAAATAacgttatattttaataattttagtttaatttttgaaGTAAAATATATAGCCATCTATATTCTGAGGTATTTTTGTCCGAAAATTGAATTGGAATGCTTAGCCAAGTGTACAGTAATGTCAACTATGATTGATTGCATTATTGCAGTAGTATAAAACTCGACACTTTGAAGACCCGATCGAGttttaataaaacaatttGTAAAGAATATTTCTGTGGCGATTTTTAATCAACTATCTGTAGATTCACTGCAATTCTTGATCCGCTATAACGGCCTTCATACGTAAATATCGATCAATTATGTTTAATTCTTAAGTAATCATGTCCCAAATAAAAGCTTAAATTGCCGGCTTTGAAAGATACGAtagaaaatgtataataatttggtATTGATAAATTactaataatatattgtaaattgATCACTGCAACCGAAGGAATTGCGTGACTAgaatatatacgtgtatacgtaatGAACAATTACACTAAAGCACCAAAGAAGTAAGTGTAACCACCACCTGATGCACTGACTGCACTCATGTCGTGGAGGCCCTAAAACCTTGTTATAAAACAAGCGAATATtcaattcgtgaaaaaaaataattttttttttggcacgAGTTATCTATACCGTCTTGCAAGTATATTATATGTCATgttttgaatcatttttatacaGAATATTCAGCTCCGAGAAAACTACGCGTGCAAAATAATATGCTTTATAAGAGGATTAAACTAACATGCGATCAAGAATGCGagttgagaaataataatcgaatacTCGTACGTAACATAATAATACTTACAAAttgtaacatatatatattgtaagtTATAAAACATGGACGTTTTACACAGTATACACTATTGAACACTGTCTTaagaatgtaaaataaatgtttctgaaaatatatgtaaaacGTGCATTACTTTGATTTATGCCTGATGAcaggtgaattttttattatcacaaCCGACATCAAACTCGATTCATTCTCACATAGGACGAAAACACAGGATGAGAGTGCCAACGTGTTGCTTCGAGAAGGCGATAGAGCGACAGAGTTAGCGTGGGGAATGCGCTAAGGATAAATTGCGACACGGCAGACTGGAAAGCAGCTGGTTCCGATTCCAATAATCGTCGCACGAATACCAAAAGTCCAGTTGGCGAAGTCGAGTACTGGCCTTCATTCAACGCCAAAGTAGGAAATTGTGTCCGAACTATTGACAACTGCATAGGAGGTATAGAATTACCCCTTGGACGGAACGATGTGAACATTTTGTcggaaataatttgtaaaaatttgatgagTTTTTGCGAAAGGAGATTGTAACAATATTGCTCACCCAATCACCTTTAACTTGATCGGATATTGCCTTGGCTTCTAAATCTTTGTGGAATGACTCTAACGGCAGTGGAAGAGCTTCACCGTTGGCGTTTATTCCGGCGCAAGCCAATAGGAAGGACCATTTCTTGTTTGCATCCCAGAAAAATACATGCCTAATTTACAAATCATATTGTAACCCAGAAGAACGCGAATGGCGTGCAAGTAAAcggagaaataataaaatcatattACGTGAGGACTTGATTAATGGACGGACGTTCGAGTGGGTCAATTACCAGCATCCACGATATCAGATCAACGATTTCACAGCCTTGACATTGAATTGTCGGATAACCACGTCGAATGTTATCGAGGATATCGCTGGTCTGAATCCCATAGGGGTGAAGGCCTCCGGTTAATATGAAGTGAACGACCATCCCGGCGATCTGAATGTCAGAGGCGCAAGTGCAGTCGAGTACTTCATTCTCTTCGTAATTTTCGTAACTTTCGCGTGAAAACCAAATCATCGATGAGCTCGGCGGACGGCTGGAACGGTAGAGCGATTTCCACAAGCCAAATTCAGCCAATCTCAAAACGCCAGCTCGATCGATCATCAAATTTGATGGCTTGATGTTACCGTGAACAACGGGCGCATCGTTGTTGTGCAAAAAGTACAATCCCGCCAAAAATTGTTTAACGAGAACAAGCGATCGCTCCTCAAGTCCTTTGccgattttcaaatacatcaGGTACTCTCCAAGGTTATATTCGCATAGGGGTGTGCTGAGGATCACATCCGCACCATTGTCGGCAGAAATGAAGAACGGCAAAATGTTAACGTGTCTAATGGCAAGTAGATGAGTCAGTGAAGACAGAATGAGCGCACTGTCTTCTCTGCGCAATCTTCTTACAGCAAGAGGTCTCCCGTCTGTGTCAAGGCCCAATTCGATCGGCCCAAAGTTGCCGCCCAACGATATAGTGAAATGTTTTCGCTGTTCCGACGCGCTGACAAGCACGGCATCTCCTGGTCCGTTTGTTCTGTGTTTCAAATGCGCTCTGAATCCCTTCAGTAAGACGTCCCATCGGCTGACGTACGATTGCGTTGCTGGAGCACCCTTTCGGGGGTTGAGTGACCGCCGATTTTTGGACTGCATCGATGGATTTTCGGCGAGTGTCAAAGCCGTCGCCCTGGTTGTTCGCAATTGAATTACCGGTGGCAGCGCCGGGATGGTAGAAAACACGTCGGCGCTACGTGTTCGCAATAATTCTGCGAATGTATGCGTCGTGGAGTTGACGTTAACTTGGGTACGACGAGCCTCTATTATTTGAGTCGTGTACACAACGGTTGCTGTATCATCAGGGGTCATTGGATTCGGGCTCTGCTCCAGCATGCCTTGTTCACAGCATTGGTACGTGGTAGTTTGCAGCTGGTTTTGTTTACCAGGAACCCGAGCCGACGCTTCACCGTCGCTATCAGTAGACTCACAATCACTATCGAGCAATGTGTTCTGCACGCGATGATGAATCAAACGGTATTGCGTTTCCTCGGTTTCATAAGATCCCCCGCAATGCATCTCCGTTGACGATTCGCTAAGGAAATCggattttctccatttttccTTTCTCATTCCTCCGTCACCTATAGTTCCCAGTTTTTTATTAAGTTCATCGTTCTTCAAAGGTTTACCAATCGTAGGCTTGTCTTTGCTTTTATCAAAATCATTCGCTGGAGACACTTGATGCATCAGCAGGTGCAGCTGGAGCAGAGTGACGACGctcttgtattttttgaaatcacgATTTGCAGTTTCCCGCACCTTCGAGATCAAGGACAACCAACTTTCCGTTAACTTTTTTATGCAAGAATCTTCCAGCTTTGGTAATATGGCATTAAGCCTTGCTATTTCTTCgattcttatttcaatttgttccTCTGTGGCAGCCACAAGATCACCTTGACCTCCTTTGTAGCCTGGGTAACCCGATTCTCTATCGTGTTGCCAATTTCTTCGGTAACATGAtataatttcttcaaacaaatttgaaaGGTAGAAAATCGTTGCCTCCACGTTGTCGGGCACATATTCCTGTATTGCACACACAACAAGGGTGCGAATTAGTAAGGATTAGATACATATTTACACGACAGTTAGAGACATATTTCTCAAAATTACGGACACTTGAATTATTACTTTCGTCCACTTCGCTGGTATAAGGTTGGTACGGTGGATCATTATTACAGGAATTGTTATTGTCTTCCAATTCACGCCTCGTCTGAGAAAGCATAGCATCGTCTAGGAAATTACCCGGATTCGAAACTCGCGAAACACACTCCAAAGTCTCCAAAGTGGTGAGTGGGGTTTTAAACCCTCCGACATCTCCAGCTACTGATAGTTCCCTTCCATTCGTTGCGGAATTTTCTTCACCAATTTTCGGTTTAAGTTCGACGTTGCCAGTTGAGAAATTAGAATTGAAAACCTTCATCGAATCCTCGGTCTCACTCCTTTCCGTTGGCTTCCAAGAAgcgcaattttttcttctacacAACGATTGATGCTGTCGCCGAAACATCGACCGAGGACTTTGATGTTCAATCCGAACTGCGGGGTTCCCATGATGTGACATCGGTGGTCGCGTActttttggaaaatatttaccacCAGCCTCGCTCTGAACACACGATGAACCATTATGCTCAACCAATGTCAGCCCTCTCATCTTGGCCAACTTCATTCGTAGGGTTTTAATTTTACGACGTTGTTTTTTCGATGAACCAACGCTCGGAGCGGGAGAATGTTCGGGACTTGTTGACGACTGATTGATTTTAAGTGACCGATCACTTTTGCTGAAGCTAGAATCCGGTAATGATTCCAGAGCTGTGTCACTGCGCTGTTTAAAGTTTCTCATCAGATAACGAAATTGCATAATCGTACTAAATAGACGATGTTTCTGATCTTTGGCCAGTGTTTGTAACTGCGCCTTATGGTTCTCCTGTAGCAAATTTGAATAGTACGGTTCAATGTGATCACGATTTTCTTCCAACCACTCGCGAGTCTTTCCATGTGTTGTACATTTAGCAAAAATAGGTTCTAATCCCGATGATACTATGCAATTCGCGGCTCGATCTGCCGCATATCTGTCGGTAGATGCTAATTTAAGTTATACATACACGTTTactaaaaaatcaattcttaTACACTTACGACCGGAAGTTAATTGGCTAAAGGTCATCGGATATTACCGTCTTAATACTCGGAGACAAGCATTAGGCAGATCAGCGATTGCAAATGAATCCATCAAGTCAGTCTCTGGTGTTTTGGCGGTATCACCATTGGTGGAGCAGTCGCAGTAACAAAGTAAATCAATCAGAATTCCCAGTACAGCTTCAAGGTAATTCCAATTCTCCATGTGTTCCTCTACTGCCTGTATTACAATGCGACAGAATTTATCAGTACTTATATTTCGCAAAGGAAAGTATAGTGAACCatgtttatatgtatataccgcCATACCATGAGTCAATATCGTGAGTCACGAATATAACTCATTCAATTACCTTTCGAATCTGTTCGAAGACATCGAGATGCAGGAATATCTTAAGACCAGACTGCGTGTACTGAATGAAGAATCCGAATACGTTTCTGATGATGGAGTTTATTGTCGACGTAAAATTTTCCGCTTGTTCGGGTGGATAGATCAAAAGTTCCAGGCGTCTCtgaaaagtaaattgaagTAATTGCTGGTGGTTCAATCGGTTAATTATTACATCCAGCGTACGAGTCTAGATTATATAAGCTCACCCTCAAGTAGCTTTCaattgtgaaatttgattCTTCCGCGTTGACCGCGCAGACGAGCTTCTGTAGCGACGGATGGGGTGTGTCGAGTTTCTTTTGCATGCTACAAGCAATGGAGTAGCACAGAGCAGTGCACCCTCGGGAATCCTCCCGAGAAATATCGGCGTGACATCGAAGAAGAGCGCTCACCATAGAGGGGTTCACCCTGATACCCGCCATCATCAGCGGAGTGACCCCCTTGACGTTTGCGCAATTAACGTTAGCCTCAGTTTTCAATATCTGTTCAACCAGAACGTTCCACTGGCGCTTAATCGCATAGTGAAGCACGGTGTTCCCGGTGACATTCGCATGGTCAAGATCCATTCTGTAGTTAATGGTCTTCCAGAAGTCTAGAAAGTCATTTTCATCCCAAGTCGTCGACTGGATAGCAATCAAGGCAACGTTGTCCGTATTATTGTCGAGTAGAGTTGGATCAGCGTCGTGTTGCATCAACACGTTGATCATCTCTAGGTTTTTTTTCCTAACCGCCCACATCAGCGGGGTCGACTTGTCTTCCGCACAACAATCGACCCGGTGTCCATCTCGCAGTAGTCTTTTTACGGTATCACTTTTCTCTAGAACAACCGAGCCAAGGAGTAACGGCGTGTAGGACTGTAACACGAAAGAAACACACTCGCATATAATTCGTCGTTAAACACTTCCAACGCACAGTTCTCGCCACTTTTCATTATAACCGACCAAATCTGACACGTGCAACGtttctttcagtttttcaagTTCCGCTGCGTTGAACACGGTGCTCAGGCTCTTCGGGGATGGCTGATTTAGAGTCGGGAAGCAAGATTCTACGTCTACCTGCCCATTGCCAAAATTGAAGGGACTTCGAGGTTGAGCTTGGAGCTTTTTGCCTTCGTGTGGAAATCTCAGAAACGATGCAGCCTTGCTGGTACCTGGAGGAGGATTCGGCACTTTAACGATAAGAGTTCGCCTGTATCGAGTAACAAGCGAAAACCACGATAgtgatgataatttatctatTCAACACAGCAAGTCGAGCAGGGTAACAACTTACCGTTTGTCTTTCGTACGTAATATATTGCATACTTGGGATTGTTACATAATCTGTGATAAGacacgtacatacgtatcGTTTAGTTTCGTCGGCAGACTATGAATTGCGAAAGGTCCGCATATGTAATACATACGAATGACACGATATTGAAACAGGTTGGACTTATACTGCTCTGTTATTTTGGCCAATTCTCATTCAACTCGTTCGTCTTTACCTATAGCTACTTCGAGTCGGACTAACTTGTAACGTGATTACTCCATACATAAGTaactctgaaaaaaatacatgctCGGAATACCTAATTCGGCAGGATGTGTCTACCGCAATAAAAGATTCAACGAAATAAGAAATAATCGCAAGAACGACATCCGACTGGTTTCTTAGAATTCAGTACCGATTACCGAGTAATTCTGACCTTCGATTGCAGTCGCGAGTGATTTATAGCAAATTAGGTATAATTTCAGTTGTCATCAGTTTCTGTACatttcaggaaaaaaattcatcctccACTCAAGTGTTGAGAAATTGACCGgcagtttattttcaacttcaaaatttttagattcgagcatttatttgaaaatagattctaaaacaattttatacaaatcggTATTTTTCTAAGAAGTTCCATGAAACTCTACCTACCACTAGTCGTTCAACATATTTCTCTGAACAATATTGTTCActatataatttttgcaagAAATGTGGTTATTCCATCGTTAGATAAAGAATAACAAGGTATAAGTTAAACGAGGCATTACGTTTCTCATACCAACCTGCAACTCCTCCACGAAAAGTGGCCGTGTGTATTTCGGTATGACGGTTCGTGGTAAGCAACGACGACGTTTCCTGTCTTCGCCGAGGTAcctttttcttcgattttttacCTCGAGACATTCCTCAGCTTGATCGACAGACAAGGTTCTGCGCTGAAAATCGGTACCGATCCGAGGAATTGGGGTGGAAAATTCTCACTGATCGTACAATTTCTCAacgttcgtttatttttcgcaatacAATTACCGAGGCTTCCTTCTACAACTTCTCCTGCAATCTGTTTACTCCGGGCATACCGCGCAAAAAGATTACCAATCGATCGATCATCTGGGAGTACAGCTGTGATTTTGACAGTTGAGCATTGATTACTAGTTTTTCTGATATTTCAACATCGACGATCTTGTCTATACGGGTTCTTTGCGATGCATTTTTCTGTCGTCGCAAATATTAAAATCTGCACAACATTCTCGTCGATAGCACACATAGAATGACTCGGCGTGTTTTCGAGAATAGCTGTTATTACTATACCTGTAAGAAACTGATATAATCGTTTGATAACGCGTACACACCGCCAAGTTACGCGGTATACATACTTGTTTTGAGATCTGAAAAAACTGAGAAGATCGTATCCGTTGGAGTAATCACCATATTCAGATCATTTATTCGCCAATAGTACGTACATACGTTGCGGCATAAAAATCATCCGCTCGTACGTGACATTcaatgtatataatttatgtcTAATCTGCAAGTCAAATATTATActcatatacatacatatctgtgtataataaaaattgtcacgactgtataatatttgactatatacacatatatacatatatacgcaatatacatacattcacCGCCGTCAAAGTATATCGTCCGAGATTTTACCAGATCGTGTTAATTTCCGTATACCTTTGATATTGTACCATGGCCTTACACGTACCTATATAACAAGTATCGCAGACGCATTGCACGAGGAATAGGTGATCCATTTACCGATCAGTGTAAGCAGAAGCTTTTACTGGTGACGTAACATCGTTACTGTTACGAGGGTAATTGACAGATTACCAGCCCATATAACAAGCCCCGACAATAGGGCCTATTGTGATCACGCCTTATTCTATGGTGCGGATATATATTCGGCCTTGCCACCATCAACATCGACtgacctaatttttttcaccagacTCGGAGA is part of the Neodiprion virginianus isolate iyNeoVirg1 chromosome 5, iyNeoVirg1.1, whole genome shotgun sequence genome and encodes:
- the LOC124305610 gene encoding uncharacterized protein LOC124305610, which encodes MSRGKKSKKKVPRRRQETSSLLTTNRHTEIHTATFRGGVAGTSKAASFLRFPHEGKKLQAQPRSPFNFGNGQVDVESCFPTLNQPSPKSLSTVFNAAELEKLKETLHVSDLSYTPLLLGSVVLEKSDTVKRLLRDGHRVDCCAEDKSTPLMWAVRKKNLEMINVLMQHDADPTLLDNNTDNVALIAIQSTTWDENDFLDFWKTINYRMDLDHANVTGNTVLHYAIKRQWNVLVEQILKTEANVNCANVKGVTPLMMAGIRVNPSMVSALLRCHADISREDSRGCTALCYSIACSMQKKLDTPHPSLQKLVCAVNAEESNFTIESYLRRRLELLIYPPEQAENFTSTINSIIRNVFGFFIQYTQSGLKIFLHLDVFEQIRKAVEEHMENWNYLEAVLGILIDLLCYCDCSTNGDTAKTPETDLMDSFAIADLPNACLRVLRRLKLASTDRYAADRAANCIVSSGLEPIFAKCTTHGKTREWLEENRDHIEPYYSNLLQENHKAQLQTLAKDQKHRLFSTIMQFRYLMRNFKQRSDTALESLPDSSFSKSDRSLKINQSSTSPEHSPAPSVGSSKKQRRKIKTLRMKLAKMRGLTLVEHNGSSCVQSEAGGKYFPKSTRPPMSHHGNPAVRIEHQSPRSMFRRQHQSLCRRKNCASWKPTERSETEDSMKVFNSNFSTGNVELKPKIGEENSATNGRELSVAGDVGGFKTPLTTLETLECVSRVSNPGNFLDDAMLSQTRRELEDNNNSCNNDPPYQPYTSEVDESNNSSEYVPDNVEATIFYLSNLFEEIISCYRRNWQHDRESGYPGYKGGQGDLVAATEEQIEIRIEEIARLNAILPKLEDSCIKKLTESWLSLISKVRETANRDFKKYKSVVTLLQLHLLMHQVSPANDFDKSKDKPTIGKPLKNDELNKKLGTIGDGGMRKEKWRKSDFLSESSTEMHCGGSYETEETQYRLIHHRVQNTLLDSDCESTDSDGEASARVPGKQNQLQTTTYQCCEQGMLEQSPNPMTPDDTATVVYTTQIIEARRTQVNVNSTTHTFAELLRTRSADVFSTIPALPPVIQLRTTRATALTLAENPSMQSKNRRSLNPRKGAPATQSYVSRWDVLLKGFRAHLKHRTNGPGDAVLVSASEQRKHFTISLGGNFGPIELGLDTDGRPLAVRRLRREDSALILSSLTHLLAIRHVNILPFFISADNGADVILSTPLCEYNLGEYLMYLKIGKGLEERSLVLVKQFLAGLYFLHNNDAPVVHGNIKPSNLMIDRAGVLRLAEFGLWKSLYRSSRPPSSSMIWFSRESYENYEENEVLDCTCASDIQIAGMVVHFILTGGLHPYGIQTSDILDNIRRGYPTIQCQGCEIVDLISWMLVIDPLERPSINQVLTHVFFWDANKKWSFLLACAGINANGEALPLPLESFHKDLEAKAISDQVKGDWLSIVRTQFPTLALNEGQYSTSPTGLLVFVRRLLESEPAAFQSAVSQFILSAFPTLTLSLYRLLEATRWHSHPVFSSYVRMNRV